The following DNA comes from Gemmatimonadota bacterium.
GCTCCTCCATGGCATCGAACCCGGATGCCGCATCGCCGTGCAGATCACCAAGGCCCGCGCGTACCCGGCGACCGCCTGACCGCAGCGCACGCACGCCCCAGCTCGCACCGGGTAAGGTGAGGATGCGCGCGAGGGGACGCGGCCGAACGCGACCAGCACGCTGACGCATCGAGGGCCGCCCCGGCATCCCGGGACGGCCCTCGTGCGTCGTTGCGTCTGGCGGAGTTCCCGTCCGTTCGCTATCGCATCAAGGCCAGCGGCGCCGAGAGCCGGAGCGAGACGTTCCGTCCCTGCGCCAGCGCGAACCCCTTCTGCGTGTCGAGGAAGTCGCGGTACGGGGTGTCGAACAGGTTGGTCGCTTCGAGATGCACATCGAGCGCCTGCCCCCCGAGGGTGACACGTCCACCGACGCCCGCCTCGTACACCGAGTACGACGGGGTGGATGAGATGCCGTACCCCGCGGGATTGTCGTCGAATTCGGCGAACGGCTCGGTGCGTCCGGCGATTCGCTTGGCGCGGCTGTGGCGACCGCCGACGCGCGCGTAGGGAGCCTTCACGAAGGCGAACGGTCGCGGGGACCAGCGCAGCGACCCCCGCAGCTGGTCGGCCGGCATGAGCGGGAGCGCTTCGCCCGTGGTGAGGTTCTCGCTGCGCAACGCCATGACGCTCGCCTCGAGCACGACGCGCGGCAGGAGCTCGAGCTCGCCGCCCGCCTCGATGCCTCGGATGCGGGCATCCGTCTGCAGGTTCTTGTAGACGATGCGAGTCGTCCCGTTGACCACGCGCGTCCGTCCTGTGTTCTCCATGTAGATGTAGTCCTGCACCGCATTGCGATACACGGTGATCGTGCCGGTGGCGCGCGCCCCCTGGTAGCGCAGCGCGCTCTCCACGCTCAGCGACCGCTCCGGATCGAGCGTGGGATTCCCCTCCAGCCAGCCGAAGGCGGGGCGATTCTCGTCCGTGTACAGGTCCTGGATTGCGGGGGCGCGAAAGCCGCTGTTCACGCTCGTGGTCCAGGTCAGGCCGCTCGTCAGGCGCACGCCGGCGCCCAGCGAGCCGTTGAGCACCGAGAAGGTGCGGTCGAGGGCGGCGGCGCGCTGGGCCTCCGGCAGTGCCCGTACCAGCGTGCCGATTCGCGCCTCCTGCTGGCGCGTGTCGTAGCGCGCGCCAGCCGAGAGCGTCACGCGTGGCAGACGATACTCCTCGAAGGCGAAGGCGGCGACGTTGTCGATGCGCGACGACGGCTCGATGCGTGACATGCGGGTGACGCCGCGCTGGTGCTGGTACTCCACGCCCACCTTGCCGGCGATCCCCCGCACGGCCGCGTGCTCGGTCTCGACCCGCGCCGTGGTCACGGTGCGCGAGAGGTCCTGGTCCCAGGTCGCGGTGGCGCGCGCCTCCTCGAAGGTCTTCGCGGCGCTCGCGGCGCGCTGGATGCGCAGCAGCTGGCGGGTGATCGACGGCTTCACCACCAGCGGACCGCGCAGGAAGGTCCCGCGCAGACGCAGCTCGTGGTTGTTCATGCCGACGCCCGCGGGCTTGCCGTTGGCGTTGGCGAAGTTGTTGTAGCCGGTGAAGCCGTCATACAGCAATTGCAGCTGTCCCCAGTCACCGGCCGTCCCGAGCTGGCCGTACTGGGAGCGCTGGTCGTAGTTGGTGTAGGCGAGCTCTCCGGTGACCAGCGGGTCGCCCTTCTGCCTGGTGACCGCGTACGGGAGGGCATCGGCGGTGCGGAAGTTGTCGGCGACGCGGCGGCTGACGCCGGCCCTGAAGCCGAGTCCCCCCGCCATGGCGCCGTTGATCTCGCCGTTGCCGTATCGCTCCCGATTGTTGGAGAAGTACTGCGTCTCGACGAGCCCATCGAGTCGTGCGCCTCCCGCTTCGGCACGAGGGAGCGCCTTCGGGAGGAAGTTGATGGCGCCTCCCATGGCGCTCGACCCATACAGCACGCTCGCCGGCCCGCGAATGACCTCGATGCGATCCACCGAACCGAAGGCGATCGGAGGCGTCCAGCGGCTCGTCCCCTGGAAGCTCTCGATGGCCACGCCGTCGCGGGTGAGGCGCACCTGTCCCTGGCTCATGCCGCGCAGCACCGGGTTTCCTGCCATCGGTCCCGTCGTGATCGTCGCTACGCCGGGAACGCGCTCGAGCGTCTTGCCGAGCGACGCCGTCGTGACCGCCTTGAGCTTGTCGGGATCGATGGCGGCCACGTCGAGCGGAGTCGTGGGATCGCTGGCGGTGGCCGCGCCCGTCACCACCACCGGGACCAACGTCACCGTCGCGGGGGTGAGCGTGATGTCGAGCCGCTCCTCCTGGCCTGGCCTAAGCACCACCTGCCGCGAGATTGGTTGGTGCCCGATCGCGCGCACCGTCACCACGACGGTGGTAGCGGGGAGCCCGATGAAGCGAAACTCGCCCCTGCTGTCTGAGACGATGGTTCGCTCGAGGACCGGGAGCGAGACGTAGGCGTCGGGGTGCGGGACGCCGTGTTCATCACGGATCATCCCCGTCAGCGACGCCCGCGCGCCGACGATCGCGCGTCCCGCGACCGGTTGCTGTCCTTGCACGATGGGGGCGTGGAGCACGGTGCCACCAAAGACGATGCCGAGCAGGATCGTGCGCATGTTGCTGTCTCCCTGTAGTCCGCGATGGATGCGGTAGGTCAGGGGGCATTGCGCGTGCCTCGCCGTCGCGCCTCGGCAAGTAGTTGCGGCACAACGCCTTCGGCAAAACGCTGCGGTGCGTGTCCAACAGAGCGCCGTGCCCTATGCGGGGAGTGCCGCGCGCACCAGTGACGGGGCCTTGAAATGCGACGGCGGCCCTTGGCCTCGTGATCGCCGGTGTCAGCCCGGCGAACCCCGTGGCGGCGTGACGGAGCGCGGCGTGAACGAGATCGGAGTATGCCGCCCCGCCACCAGCTGACGGATCGCCGCGGCGAGCCGACGCGGCGCCGAAGGGTGGAAGGCCAGGAAGAGGTCGGGCTCGACCATCTCCAGCTCCATGAGCATCAACTCGCCGTCGACCTCGCACGCGTCCACACGCGCGTAGAGCCACTGTCCTGGGAGGTGCGCCAGCACGTCCTCCGCCTGCGCCACCAGCCCGGCGCGCGGCGCCTCGGCCATCACGCTCCCGCCAAAGTCCGACTGCACGCGGAACTCGCCGGCGCGAGGGCGCTTCTTCACGGCGTGACTGTACTGCCCGCTGAAGTAGATGAGCGACCACTCCCCATCGTCGAGAATGGCGGGGACAAAGGGCTGTACGATCGTATCGCGGGCGGCGACCAGCGCCGCGAAGTCGGCTTCGTGCGCCGCGTGCTCTCCGGCGCGGGCGCGCGCGGTCCGAAACCCCGACGCGGAGACGCACGGCTTGTAGACCACGTCGGTCCATCCGGTGTCGCCCAGGACCTCGGCGAGCGTCGCCGGATCACCGCGCTCGATTGCCACGGTGGGAACGGTCGATACCCCGCGAACCGCGAGGTCGAGCAGGTATCGCTTGTCCATGTTCCACCGCAGGACCCCGGCCGGATTCCAGAGCGGAATCCCGAGGCGCTCGATGTGCGCGAGCCAGGCCTCGAAGTCGTCCGGACGGAGATGATAGTCCCACGCGGACCGGACGACGATGCCGTCGTATCGCGACCAGTCCACCAGCGGTGAGTCCCACACCGCACTCTCCACGGCCACGCCATGCTGCCGGAGCTCGGTCACGGCGAGACGGTCGTCTTCGCTGAGTTGGGGGAGGGCGCGATACGTGACGAAGGCGATGCGCATTCGGCGTGGGCGAAACGATGACGGGTCGAGGTAGGGTGGTGGCGGTGCGGACGTCAGCTGCGCGGACGTCAGCTGCGCGACGGATCGCTGCTGAGTCGCGTCGATCCGCGCCGCGCTTCGCTCACGTACGGTTGCAGCGCCGCATCGGCATGACGCCACGCGTTGGCCACATAGAGATACGCGTCGATGGCCTTGGGGCGAACCCCCAGCCGTTCGTTCACGCGAGCGCGCTCGAGCATCCACAGGATCCGCAGCGCGGGCCACGCCAGAAAGTCCTGGTCGAGGATGGCGGCGGCTTCTCTGTCACGCTTCGTGGCCGACAGGAGGAAGGCGAGCGGAAGACGCGCTTCCCAGCACCACCCCGCGCACGCGGAGTCGGCGAAGGTGAGCGCGACGATGGCGGTGCTGGTGTCGCCACGTGCCAAGGCGCGCAGTCCCGGGATCAGCGGCGAGGGGAAGCCCGGGATCCTGCCGGCCGCCGCCAGCTGCATGGCGCGTTCGAGGCGCACGCCGTCGCCGCTCAGCGACCAATAGACCGAGGCGGCGGCAATCCGACCCGGCGGGCGCGGGTCGTCGAGCCATCCATCGAAGATTCGTGCGGCGCTGTCGGGGCGCACGGCGCGCAACAGCGTCGCCTCGAGTAGCGCGATGGCCTGCGTCGAGTCGGCCAGCGCCAGCGCCTGTGCCACATGACCGCGCAGCAACAGCGTGGAGGCGTAGGCCGTGCGCGCCTCGCGTGCCAGGTTGGCGGGGGCACGACCGGCACGAGATGCCTCGTACAGCGAGCGCGACATGGATACCTGCGTTTCGGCCGAGTCCATGAGCGGGACGAGCACGGAGAAGGCCGACTGCAGGACCTCGGCGCCGGCGCTCGCGACGACGGAGTCACCGGCGGCAGACGGCCGTGCGCGTGAGTCCATGAGTTGCTGCACGAGGCGCACGCTGCGCCCATGCACGTCGTGCGGACCGAGGGCGAGGTACGCGAGTGCCGACCGGCGCATGGTCGCCACGTCCTGGTCGTGCGCGGCGAGTTCGAGGTGGTGGATGTAGGCCGGGGCGAAGGCCGTGTCGAGGGCGATGGCGCGCTCGAAGGCGTCGCGGGCCGTTCGCATCGTGCTCTGCGAGGGAAAGACGAAGCGGGTGAAGTGATAGTGCACGTCGCCGAACTTGAACCACATCTCCGGGTCGTCGGGAAAGCGGCGCACCCCGTCGTCGAGGAGTGCGGTGACGCGGCGCACCAGGGCGGTGCGGGGGGGCATGGATTGCCGGGGATCCGACAGTTGCAACGCGGCGAAGATCGAGTCGGCGGCGACGAGGAGCGACTCGCGAGGGGCGAGCCCCCGATTAAGCGCCCCGGCCTGCAGGGCGTAGCGGTACCCCTCGTTGGAGAGTTCGAGCTGCGGCGTCAGGCGCCAGCCGAGCGCGTTGCTGAGGTGGCGGAGGGCGGGGGCGAAGGTGGAGTCGAGGGCGACGGCTCGCTGGTAGTGGGAGGCGGCCGAGTCCCAGTCGCTGCGCCGGTAGGACTGCTCCCCCTGGAGGTAGGCCTTGAGGGCGGGGAGCGAGGACGAGCCTAACGATGCGAGGCGAGTGGCCCCGATGGCGCGCGTGCGCCCGAGCTCGCGCAGGATGGCCATCGAGAGCGAGTCGGCGAGGCGATCCATGCGCGCCGTCTCATCACGCCACTGCACGTCGGTCGCGCGTCCGGTCGCCGTTTCGACGATCGTCGCGGTCACCCGCACCGAGTCGCGCCCCGAGGCGATCAGGCTCCCGTAGATGGTAATGCCGGCGCGTGTGCGCTCGGCGAGCTGGCGGGCGCCGGTGCGGTCCATGCGCGCGGGGGCACGGCGCAGCACCACCGAGGGCGGGACGACACGCAGCGGCCCCGCGCCATCGAGGTTGCTGGTGAGGAGGTCGACCAACCCCTCGCGCCAGACGCCGAGGTCGGTGCCTAACGCCTCGAACGGGGCGATGGCGACCAGGTTGGCGTTGGGGGCCTCGGGGCGCTCTCTCGGCGCAGGAAGGCGACGCCGGCCAGCGTCGCGAGGGTGGCGACGCCAAGGGACGAGTGC
Coding sequences within:
- a CDS encoding TonB-dependent receptor, translating into MRTILLGIVFGGTVLHAPIVQGQQPVAGRAIVGARASLTGMIRDEHGVPHPDAYVSLPVLERTIVSDSRGEFRFIGLPATTVVVTVRAIGHQPISRQVVLRPGQEERLDITLTPATVTLVPVVVTGAATASDPTTPLDVAAIDPDKLKAVTTASLGKTLERVPGVATITTGPMAGNPVLRGMSQGQVRLTRDGVAIESFQGTSRWTPPIAFGSVDRIEVIRGPASVLYGSSAMGGAINFLPKALPRAEAGGARLDGLVETQYFSNNRERYGNGEINGAMAGGLGFRAGVSRRVADNFRTADALPYAVTRQKGDPLVTGELAYTNYDQRSQYGQLGTAGDWGQLQLLYDGFTGYNNFANANGKPAGVGMNNHELRLRGTFLRGPLVVKPSITRQLLRIQRAASAAKTFEEARATATWDQDLSRTVTTARVETEHAAVRGIAGKVGVEYQHQRGVTRMSRIEPSSRIDNVAAFAFEEYRLPRVTLSAGARYDTRQQEARIGTLVRALPEAQRAAALDRTFSVLNGSLGAGVRLTSGLTWTTSVNSGFRAPAIQDLYTDENRPAFGWLEGNPTLDPERSLSVESALRYQGARATGTITVYRNAVQDYIYMENTGRTRVVNGTTRIVYKNLQTDARIRGIEAGGELELLPRVVLEASVMALRSENLTTGEALPLMPADQLRGSLRWSPRPFAFVKAPYARVGGRHSRAKRIAGRTEPFAEFDDNPAGYGISSTPSYSVYEAGVGGRVTLGGQALDVHLEATNLFDTPYRDFLDTQKGFALAQGRNVSLRLSAPLALMR